In Desulfobulbus oralis, one DNA window encodes the following:
- a CDS encoding helix-turn-helix domain-containing protein — protein MVCPHLTATERESILCLRAQGCGIRKIARALNRSP, from the coding sequence TGGTTTGCCCTCATCTTACAGCAACAGAACGGGAAAGTATACTGTGCCTTCGTGCTCAGGGCTGCGGAATACGCAAGATTGCCCGAGCCCTGAACCGAAGCCC